The Arachis hypogaea cultivar Tifrunner chromosome 14, arahy.Tifrunner.gnm2.J5K5, whole genome shotgun sequence genome has a segment encoding these proteins:
- the LOC112740970 gene encoding uncharacterized protein, translating into MSYYFTQKLDHFNYNPESYITFKQRYVIDFKNWGGSKSGALIFVWFNAESSLEDGIVAAGFLKDNALRFGALLVYIEHRYYGKSFPFGSYKEALRNASTMGYLNSAQALADYAAILLHVKKVFNAHDCPIIVYGGSYGGMLAAWFRLKYPHIAYGALASSAPILYFDGVAPKHGYYYIVSKDFREISKSCYYTIQKSWYEIDEIAKRSDGLSILSKRFKICKKLKNVEVLKDHLKNIYSVGAQYNQPSLESICHAIDEAANKTDKIGQIFEAFAIFNHLSNFSCYDIEGSNNAIEQSQDGMAWNWQTCSEMISPIGIEKDASMFQPRPFNMKNYLDLCEHQYGIIPLSNWITTYYGGQDIKLVFKRFASNIIFSNGLKDPYSSGGVLESLSTSLIAITTVNGSHCFDILPAQQSDPKWLINQRHVEINIIASWIAEYQADRLIC; encoded by the exons ATGTCTTATTATTTCACTCAAAAATTAGACCATTTTAATTATAACCCCGAAAGTTATATCACTTTTAAACAAAGATATGTGATAGATTTtaagaattggggtggttctaaaTCGGGTGCACTAATTTTTGTATGGTTTAATGCCGAATCTTCTTTAGAAGATGGAATCGTCGCGGCTGGATTTCTCAAAGACAACGCTCTTCGTTTCGGTGCTCTTCTTGTATACATTGAG CATAGGTATTATGGAAAATCATTTCCATTTGGCTCATACAAAGAAGCTTTGAGAAATGCAAGCACTATGGGATATTTAAATTCAGCGCAAGCATTAGCAGATTATGCTGCTATCCTTCTACACGTCAAAAAAGTTTTCAATGCTCATGATTGTCCAATCATTGTTTATGGAGGTTCCTACGGTGGAA TGCTTGCAGCGTGGTTTCGGCTAAAGTATCCCCATATTGCATATGGTGCTTTAGCTTCATCCGCCCCAATTCTCTATTTTGATGGTGTTGCCCCAAAACATGGATATTATTATATTGTATCCAAAGATTTTAGG GAAATAAGTAAGAGCTGTTATTATACTATTCAAAAGTCTTGGTACGAGATTGACGAAATAGCCAAGAGATCTGATGGCCTTTCAATTCTAAGCAAAAGGTTTAAGATTTGCAA gaaattAAAAAATGTTGAAGTTCTGAAGGATCATTTAAAGAATATATATTCCGTCGGAGCTCAATACAATCAACCATCACTTGAGAGCATATGTCACGCCATTGACGAAGCAGCCAATAAAACGGATAAAATTGGTCAGATATTTGAAGCTTTTGCAATTTTTAATCACCTATCAAATTTTTCATGCTATGACATAGAAGGAAGTAATAATGCAATTGAACAATCTCAAGATGGCATGGCATGGAATTGGCAG ACTTGTAGCGAGATGATTAGTCCAATTGGTATTGAGAAAGATGCTTCAATGTTTCAACCAAGACCttttaatatgaaaaattatCTCGATTTATGCGAGCATCAATATGGCATCATTCCACTGTCTAATTGGATAACAACCTATTATGGCGGTCAG GATATAAAATTGGTCTTCAAAAGATTTGCCAGTAATATAATTTTTTCCAATGGATTAAAAGATCCATATAGCTCAGGCGG AGTATTGGAGAGTTTATCAACCAGTCTGATTGCTATTACCACGGTCAATG GCAGTCACTGCTTCGACATCCTTCCAGCACAACAGAGTGATCCTAAGTGGTTGATCAATCAAAGACACGTTGAAATCAATATCATTGCAAGTTGGATTGCAgaataccaagctgatagattaatttgttaa
- the LOC112740969 gene encoding DNA repair protein RAD50 isoform X2 produces MRYTKALEVIKKLHKEQAQEIKTFKLKLENLQTLKDAAYKLRESIAQDQEKTESLKCQLQELEGSIKDVDDKIHHAEKTLKDLRKLQDQISTKTAQRSTLFREQQKQYAALTEDNEDTDEELMEWKTKFEERIGFLQTKISKLERDLNDIDTKSSFLKQTINDSIWEISKLQTEAEAHMSLKNERDLCIKNLFAKHNLGPLPESPFTDEVATNLTNRVKSRALDLEKDLQDKKKANDNKLKMAWDCYMNANDRWKNTEAQKKAKSEIKNGIVRRIEEKENERDSLELQISNVNISHIDERERNLRIDVERKTNQLAEREFEVNIRQKQSEVYSIEQKIKAVNREKDIMVADSEDRVKLSFKKAELENHKKKHRKIVDDQKDKIKMVLKGRVPADKDLMKEVSQALRTLGSEYDNQNASCNAVKMEVTKLETKETEIKNNLQKHKKDLESKKRRIETELQSLDPQWSCVDSYPKMLESFKEKRDFTISKYKGNEGIQNSLDHFAKEARTKHACPCCDRAFSAEEEDEFVKKQRSRVANSAKVIKALAEESAIADSNYQQLDILRVVYEEYVKLNEETIPDAESKLQQINEELDCKSQELDDMLGVLAQIQSDRDVAKALMQHIENADRHFQETIALQKQVEDLEYKLDFRGQGVRTMEEIQLELKSLQGTKDNLHAELEKLREEQRYAENDLSSIQIRWHTLREEKVKAANTLQDAKRVEEELARLTEEKTNVDLDEKHLAEALRPLSKERDKLLADHDELQVRLNRDYQYLVEQKRIYQQEAESLFKMTSKIREYSDLKKGDRLKELQEKKSLSESELKSCDARKQAILADINKSKDLLRDQDNIKRNIEDHLNYRKTKAEVDELGREIETLEESILKVGGVSAIESELQKLSKERETLLSELNRYHGTMSVYQSNISKNKIDLKQSQYKDIDKRYFDQLIQLKTTEMANKDLDRYYNALDKALMRFHSMKMEEINKIIRELWQQTYRGQDIDYISIHSDSEGAGTRSYSYKVLMQTGDAELEMRGRCSAGQKVLASLIIRLALAETFCLNCGILALDEPTTNLDGPNAESLAAALLRIMEDRKGQENFQLIVITHDERFAQLIGQRQHAEKYYRVSKDDLQHSIIECQEIFD; encoded by the exons ATGCG ATATACAAAGGCACTGGAGGTTATAAAGAAACTTCACAAGGAACAAGCACAAGAGATAAAGACTTTCAAGCTTAAGCTTGAGAATCTTCAAACATTGAAAGATGCAGCCTATAAG CTTCGTGAAAGCATTGCCCAAGACCAGGAGAAAACAGAATCTCTAAAATGTCAGTTACAGGAGTTGGAAGGAAGCATTAAAGATGTGGATGATAAAATACATCATGCAGAGAAAACACTGAAAGATTTGCGAAAGCTGCAGGACCAAATCTCAACTAAAACTGCTCAACGAAGCACTCTGTTTAGGGAACAACAGAAACAATATGCAGCTCTTACCGAGGATAATGAAG ACACTGATGAAGAGTTGATGGAATGGAAGACAAAGTTTGAAGAAAGGATTGGATTTTTACAAACAAAAATAAGCAAATTGGAGAGAGACTTGAATGACATTGACACTAAAAGTTCTTTCCTTAAGCAGACTATCAATGATTCCATCTGGGAGATCAGCAAGCTTCAAACTGAAGCTGAA GCTCACATGTCTTTGAAGAATGAACGTGATTtgtgtattaaaaatctttttgcGAAGCATAATTTAGGGCCTCTTCCAGAGTCACCCTTCACTGATGAGGTTGCTACCAACCTGACCAATCGTGTAAAATCAAGGGCTTTAGATCTTGAGAAGGACCTCCAAGATAAAAAG AAAGCAAATGATAATAAACTCAAGATGGCATGGGACTGCTACATGAATGCCAATGACCGATGGAAAAATACCGAGGCTCAAAAAAAAGCTAAATCAGAGATCAAG AATGGCATTGTTAGACGCATTGAGGAAAAAGAAAATGAGCGTGATTCACTCGAACTTCAAATTTCCAATGTAAACATTTCTCACATTGatgaaagagaaagaaatttG CGAATAGATGTCGAGAGGAAGACAAACCAACTAGCTGAAAGAGAATTTGAAGTAAATATACGTCAAAAGCAAAGTGAGGTATATAGTATTGAACAAAAGATTAAGGCTGTCAATCGGGAGAAGGATATCATGGTTGCTGATTCAGAGGACAGAGTGAAGCTATCTTTTAAGAAAGCAGAGTTGGAGAATCACAAGAAGAAACATAGAAAGAT AGTAGATGACcaaaaggataaaataaaaatggtGCTAAAAGGGAGGGTCCCTGCTGATAAGGATCTGATGAAGGAAGTTTCTCAAGCATTAAG GACTCTTGGTAGTGAATATGATAATCAAAATGCAAGTTGCAATGCGGTCAAAATGGAAGTTACCAAGTTGGAGACAAAAGAAACGGAAATTAAAAATAATCTGCAGAAACACAAGAAGGATTTGGAAT CAAAAAAGAGACGTATTGAAACCGAGCTTCAGTCTTTGGATCCTCAGTGGTCTTGTGTTGATTCTTATCCCAAAATGTTAGAGTCTTTTAAGGAGAAGAGAGATTTCACAATAAG CAAGTATAAAGGTAATGAAGGTATCCAAAACTCACTTGATCATTTTGCAAAGGAAGCCAGAACTAAGCATGCTTGCCCTTGCTGTGACCGCGCCTTCTctgcagaagaagaagacgagTTTGTGAAGAAG CAAAGATCAAGGGTTGCTAATTCAGCTAAAGTTATTAAAGCTCTTGCTGAGGAGTCTGCAATTGCAGACTCTAACTATCAGCAGTTGGACATCCTTCGTGTAGTTTATGAAGAATATGTCAAACTTAACGAGGAGACAATCCCTGATGCTGAAAGTAAACTTCAGCAAATTAATGAGGAGCTGGATTGCAAATCTCAGGAACTGGATGAT ATGTTAGGTGTTTTAGCACAAATACAGAGTGACAGAGATGTGGCCAAAGCATTGATGCAACATATTGAAAACGCTGACCGGCATTTTCAAGAAACTATTGCTTTGCAGAAGCAAGTAGAGGATTTAGAATATAAGCTTGATTTTCGGGGACAAGGAGTGAGGACTATGGAAGAAATTCAATTGGAGCTTAAATCATTGCAGGGAACAAA GGACAATTTACATGCTGAATTGGAGAAGCTGAGGGAAGAACAGAGATATGCAGAGAATGATCTATCAAGTATTCAAATTAGGTGGCACACTCTTAGGGAGGAGAAAGTCAAAGCAGCTAACACATTGCAAGATGCTAAAAGGGTAGAAGAAGAATTAGCACGTCTGACTGAAGAAAAGACCAATGTTGATCTTGATGAAAAG CATTTAGCAGAAGCTCTTCGACCCTTATCCAAGGAGAGAGATAAATTACTTGCTGACCATGATGAACTGCAAGTTAGACTTAATCGTGATTATCAGTACCTTGTTGAACAAAAGAGAATTTATCAGCAAGAAGCTGAATCACTTTTTAAAATGACTTCTAAAATTAGAGA GTACTCAGATTTAAAGAAAGGGGACAGGTTAAAGGAACTGCAGGAAAAGAAATCTCTATCAGAGTCTGAACTTAAAAGTTGTGATGCTAGGAAGCAAGCAATTTTAGCTGATATTAACAAAAGCAAAGATTTGTTGCGAGATCAAgataatataaaaagaaatatcGAGGACCACTTAAATTACCGGAAAACAAAGGCTGAAGTAGATGAGCTAGGACGTGAAATTGAAACACTCGAAGAAAGTATATTGAAGGTTGGTGGTGTGTCCGCAATTGAAAGTGAACTACAGAAATTATCAAAGGAGAGAGAGACGCTTCTTTCAGAG TTAAACAGGTACCATGGAACAATGTCTGTTTACCAAAGcaatatttccaaaaataagatTGATCTTAAGCAGTCTCAATACAAGGACATAGATAAGCGATACTTTGATCAACTTATACAGCTTAAG ACAACTGAAATGGCGAACAAGGACCTGGACAGATACTACAATGCACTTGATAA AGCATTGATGCGCTTCCACTCAATGAAAATGGAAGAAATCAACAAAATTATAAGGGAATTGTGGCAACAAACCTATAGAGGACAGGATATAGACTACATTAGTATTCATTCAGATTCTGAAGGTGCTGGGACCCGTTCCTACAGTTACAAG GTTCTCATGCAGACTGGTGATGCCGAGCTAGAAATGAGAGGAAGATGTAGTGCGGGCCAGAAG GTCCTTGCATCTCTTATCATTCGCTTGGCGTTAGCTGAAACTTTTTGCCTCAATTGTGGAATATTGGCACTGGACGAGCCAACCACAAATTTGGATGGCCCCAATGCTGAAAGTCTGGCTGCTGCTCTCCTAAG GATCATGGAAGACAGGAAAGGCCAGGAAAATTTTCAGCTAATCGTAATTACTCATGATGAGCGTTTTGCTCAACTGATTGGTCAGCGCCAGCATGCAGAGAAATATTATCGAGTCTCAAAAGATGATCT TCAGCACAGTATAATTGAATGCCAGGAGATATTTGACTGA
- the LOC112740969 gene encoding DNA repair protein RAD50 isoform X1: protein MSTVDKMLIKGIRSFDPENKNVITFFRPLTLIVGPNGAGKTTIIECLKLSCTGELPPNARSGHSFIHDPKVAGETETKGQIKLRFKTAAGKDVVCIRSFQLTQKASKMEYKAIESVLQTINPHNGEKVCLSYRCADMDKEIPALMGVSKAILENVIFVHQDEANWPLQDPSTLKKKFDDIFSATRYTKALEVIKKLHKEQAQEIKTFKLKLENLQTLKDAAYKLRESIAQDQEKTESLKCQLQELEGSIKDVDDKIHHAEKTLKDLRKLQDQISTKTAQRSTLFREQQKQYAALTEDNEDTDEELMEWKTKFEERIGFLQTKISKLERDLNDIDTKSSFLKQTINDSIWEISKLQTEAEAHMSLKNERDLCIKNLFAKHNLGPLPESPFTDEVATNLTNRVKSRALDLEKDLQDKKKANDNKLKMAWDCYMNANDRWKNTEAQKKAKSEIKNGIVRRIEEKENERDSLELQISNVNISHIDERERNLRIDVERKTNQLAEREFEVNIRQKQSEVYSIEQKIKAVNREKDIMVADSEDRVKLSFKKAELENHKKKHRKIVDDQKDKIKMVLKGRVPADKDLMKEVSQALRTLGSEYDNQNASCNAVKMEVTKLETKETEIKNNLQKHKKDLESKKRRIETELQSLDPQWSCVDSYPKMLESFKEKRDFTISKYKGNEGIQNSLDHFAKEARTKHACPCCDRAFSAEEEDEFVKKQRSRVANSAKVIKALAEESAIADSNYQQLDILRVVYEEYVKLNEETIPDAESKLQQINEELDCKSQELDDMLGVLAQIQSDRDVAKALMQHIENADRHFQETIALQKQVEDLEYKLDFRGQGVRTMEEIQLELKSLQGTKDNLHAELEKLREEQRYAENDLSSIQIRWHTLREEKVKAANTLQDAKRVEEELARLTEEKTNVDLDEKHLAEALRPLSKERDKLLADHDELQVRLNRDYQYLVEQKRIYQQEAESLFKMTSKIREYSDLKKGDRLKELQEKKSLSESELKSCDARKQAILADINKSKDLLRDQDNIKRNIEDHLNYRKTKAEVDELGREIETLEESILKVGGVSAIESELQKLSKERETLLSELNRYHGTMSVYQSNISKNKIDLKQSQYKDIDKRYFDQLIQLKTTEMANKDLDRYYNALDKALMRFHSMKMEEINKIIRELWQQTYRGQDIDYISIHSDSEGAGTRSYSYKVLMQTGDAELEMRGRCSAGQKVLASLIIRLALAETFCLNCGILALDEPTTNLDGPNAESLAAALLRIMEDRKGQENFQLIVITHDERFAQLIGQRQHAEKYYRVSKDDLQHSIIECQEIFD from the exons atGAGTACCGTTGATAAGATGCTCATCAAAGGCATTCGGAGCTTCGACCCAGAGAACAAGAATGTCATCACCTTCTTCAGACCCTTAACCCTAATCGTTGGCCCCAACGGTGCTGGAAAAACC ACAATCATCGAGTGCTTGAAGCTTTCTTGCACCGGCGAGTTGCCTCCTAATGCAAGGTCTGGTCACAGCTTCATTCATGACCCCAAG GTTGCTGGTGAAACTGAAACGAAGGGCCAGATTAAGCTCCGATTTAAGACAGCAGCGGGAAAAGACGTGGTTTGCATAAGGTCCTTTCAGCTCACACAAAAGGCGTCGAAGATGGAATACAAGGCAATTGAGAGTGTACTTCAAACTATTAATCCTCATAATGGGGAG AAAGTTTGCCTTAGCTATAGATGTGCAGACATGGATAAGGAAATTCCTGCGCTCATGGGTGTTTCTAAGGCCATTTTAGAAAATGTTATATTTGTTCATCAAGATGAAGCGAATTGGCCACTGCAGGATCCTTccacattgaagaaaaagtttgaCGACATCTTTTCTGCAACTCG ATATACAAAGGCACTGGAGGTTATAAAGAAACTTCACAAGGAACAAGCACAAGAGATAAAGACTTTCAAGCTTAAGCTTGAGAATCTTCAAACATTGAAAGATGCAGCCTATAAG CTTCGTGAAAGCATTGCCCAAGACCAGGAGAAAACAGAATCTCTAAAATGTCAGTTACAGGAGTTGGAAGGAAGCATTAAAGATGTGGATGATAAAATACATCATGCAGAGAAAACACTGAAAGATTTGCGAAAGCTGCAGGACCAAATCTCAACTAAAACTGCTCAACGAAGCACTCTGTTTAGGGAACAACAGAAACAATATGCAGCTCTTACCGAGGATAATGAAG ACACTGATGAAGAGTTGATGGAATGGAAGACAAAGTTTGAAGAAAGGATTGGATTTTTACAAACAAAAATAAGCAAATTGGAGAGAGACTTGAATGACATTGACACTAAAAGTTCTTTCCTTAAGCAGACTATCAATGATTCCATCTGGGAGATCAGCAAGCTTCAAACTGAAGCTGAA GCTCACATGTCTTTGAAGAATGAACGTGATTtgtgtattaaaaatctttttgcGAAGCATAATTTAGGGCCTCTTCCAGAGTCACCCTTCACTGATGAGGTTGCTACCAACCTGACCAATCGTGTAAAATCAAGGGCTTTAGATCTTGAGAAGGACCTCCAAGATAAAAAG AAAGCAAATGATAATAAACTCAAGATGGCATGGGACTGCTACATGAATGCCAATGACCGATGGAAAAATACCGAGGCTCAAAAAAAAGCTAAATCAGAGATCAAG AATGGCATTGTTAGACGCATTGAGGAAAAAGAAAATGAGCGTGATTCACTCGAACTTCAAATTTCCAATGTAAACATTTCTCACATTGatgaaagagaaagaaatttG CGAATAGATGTCGAGAGGAAGACAAACCAACTAGCTGAAAGAGAATTTGAAGTAAATATACGTCAAAAGCAAAGTGAGGTATATAGTATTGAACAAAAGATTAAGGCTGTCAATCGGGAGAAGGATATCATGGTTGCTGATTCAGAGGACAGAGTGAAGCTATCTTTTAAGAAAGCAGAGTTGGAGAATCACAAGAAGAAACATAGAAAGAT AGTAGATGACcaaaaggataaaataaaaatggtGCTAAAAGGGAGGGTCCCTGCTGATAAGGATCTGATGAAGGAAGTTTCTCAAGCATTAAG GACTCTTGGTAGTGAATATGATAATCAAAATGCAAGTTGCAATGCGGTCAAAATGGAAGTTACCAAGTTGGAGACAAAAGAAACGGAAATTAAAAATAATCTGCAGAAACACAAGAAGGATTTGGAAT CAAAAAAGAGACGTATTGAAACCGAGCTTCAGTCTTTGGATCCTCAGTGGTCTTGTGTTGATTCTTATCCCAAAATGTTAGAGTCTTTTAAGGAGAAGAGAGATTTCACAATAAG CAAGTATAAAGGTAATGAAGGTATCCAAAACTCACTTGATCATTTTGCAAAGGAAGCCAGAACTAAGCATGCTTGCCCTTGCTGTGACCGCGCCTTCTctgcagaagaagaagacgagTTTGTGAAGAAG CAAAGATCAAGGGTTGCTAATTCAGCTAAAGTTATTAAAGCTCTTGCTGAGGAGTCTGCAATTGCAGACTCTAACTATCAGCAGTTGGACATCCTTCGTGTAGTTTATGAAGAATATGTCAAACTTAACGAGGAGACAATCCCTGATGCTGAAAGTAAACTTCAGCAAATTAATGAGGAGCTGGATTGCAAATCTCAGGAACTGGATGAT ATGTTAGGTGTTTTAGCACAAATACAGAGTGACAGAGATGTGGCCAAAGCATTGATGCAACATATTGAAAACGCTGACCGGCATTTTCAAGAAACTATTGCTTTGCAGAAGCAAGTAGAGGATTTAGAATATAAGCTTGATTTTCGGGGACAAGGAGTGAGGACTATGGAAGAAATTCAATTGGAGCTTAAATCATTGCAGGGAACAAA GGACAATTTACATGCTGAATTGGAGAAGCTGAGGGAAGAACAGAGATATGCAGAGAATGATCTATCAAGTATTCAAATTAGGTGGCACACTCTTAGGGAGGAGAAAGTCAAAGCAGCTAACACATTGCAAGATGCTAAAAGGGTAGAAGAAGAATTAGCACGTCTGACTGAAGAAAAGACCAATGTTGATCTTGATGAAAAG CATTTAGCAGAAGCTCTTCGACCCTTATCCAAGGAGAGAGATAAATTACTTGCTGACCATGATGAACTGCAAGTTAGACTTAATCGTGATTATCAGTACCTTGTTGAACAAAAGAGAATTTATCAGCAAGAAGCTGAATCACTTTTTAAAATGACTTCTAAAATTAGAGA GTACTCAGATTTAAAGAAAGGGGACAGGTTAAAGGAACTGCAGGAAAAGAAATCTCTATCAGAGTCTGAACTTAAAAGTTGTGATGCTAGGAAGCAAGCAATTTTAGCTGATATTAACAAAAGCAAAGATTTGTTGCGAGATCAAgataatataaaaagaaatatcGAGGACCACTTAAATTACCGGAAAACAAAGGCTGAAGTAGATGAGCTAGGACGTGAAATTGAAACACTCGAAGAAAGTATATTGAAGGTTGGTGGTGTGTCCGCAATTGAAAGTGAACTACAGAAATTATCAAAGGAGAGAGAGACGCTTCTTTCAGAG TTAAACAGGTACCATGGAACAATGTCTGTTTACCAAAGcaatatttccaaaaataagatTGATCTTAAGCAGTCTCAATACAAGGACATAGATAAGCGATACTTTGATCAACTTATACAGCTTAAG ACAACTGAAATGGCGAACAAGGACCTGGACAGATACTACAATGCACTTGATAA AGCATTGATGCGCTTCCACTCAATGAAAATGGAAGAAATCAACAAAATTATAAGGGAATTGTGGCAACAAACCTATAGAGGACAGGATATAGACTACATTAGTATTCATTCAGATTCTGAAGGTGCTGGGACCCGTTCCTACAGTTACAAG GTTCTCATGCAGACTGGTGATGCCGAGCTAGAAATGAGAGGAAGATGTAGTGCGGGCCAGAAG GTCCTTGCATCTCTTATCATTCGCTTGGCGTTAGCTGAAACTTTTTGCCTCAATTGTGGAATATTGGCACTGGACGAGCCAACCACAAATTTGGATGGCCCCAATGCTGAAAGTCTGGCTGCTGCTCTCCTAAG GATCATGGAAGACAGGAAAGGCCAGGAAAATTTTCAGCTAATCGTAATTACTCATGATGAGCGTTTTGCTCAACTGATTGGTCAGCGCCAGCATGCAGAGAAATATTATCGAGTCTCAAAAGATGATCT TCAGCACAGTATAATTGAATGCCAGGAGATATTTGACTGA